In a single window of the Diabrotica undecimpunctata isolate CICGRU chromosome 11, icDiaUnde3, whole genome shotgun sequence genome:
- the LOC140452736 gene encoding uncharacterized protein: MEGVDLALLQEPWLHGGKIADLKSQQGKLLYDAKGETPRACIVYGNEVNCTLIPDLCSGDFVTGILTASTEEGSKIWLVCSAYFAAEKVFRPGIVEDVITYSRRENLHLILGCDANAHHLAWGSTNINSRGESLLQFILSMGLEIANIGNKPTFVTATRKEVLDVTLCSEKTYDTIKNWHVLEEPSCSDHRHI; the protein is encoded by the coding sequence ATGGAAGGCGTGGACTTGGCCCTACTGCAGGAACCATGGCTCCACGGAGGGAAGATTGCAGACTTGAAGTCGCAACAAGGTAAGTTACTATACGATGCGAAAGGAGAGACACCTCGAGCATGCATTGTATATGGTAACGAAGTAAACTGTACACTGATTCCGGATCTTTGCTCCGGAGACTTTGTTACAGGTATTTTAACCGCTTCCACCGAGGAAGGTAGTAAAATATGGTTGGTCTGTTCTGCCTACTTCGCTGCAGAGAAGGTCTTCCGCCCAGGCATAGTAGAGGACGTTATAACCTACAGCCGAAGGGAGAACCTTCATCTAATACTGGGATGTGATGCCAATGCCCACCATCTGGCATGGGGGAGTACGAACATCAACAGTCGAGGTGAGTCTTTACTACAGTTCATCTTAAGCATGGGTTTAGAAATAGCCAATATAGGAAATAAACCTACCTTCGTTACGGCCACGCGCAAAGAAGTCTTAGATGTAACACTTTGCAGTGAAAAAACGTACGATACTATAAAGAATTGGCATGTGTTAGAGGAACCTTCATGTTCCGACCATAGGCACATTTGA